A genomic segment from Clostridium pasteurianum BC1 encodes:
- a CDS encoding CoA-binding protein has product MKAEELMKYKNWVVVGDVSNSIKYAYKILQELKQKGYNASGVNPRGKSEDVYINLKDVNYKIDVVDLCINPVMGIGMLKEVRDLNIDKILIQPGAGSNEILDYCRKNGIAAIEGCALVELSRKLNN; this is encoded by the coding sequence ATGAAAGCTGAGGAATTAATGAAATATAAGAATTGGGTTGTAGTGGGCGATGTTTCAAATAGCATAAAGTATGCTTATAAAATATTACAAGAATTAAAACAGAAGGGATATAATGCATCTGGTGTTAATCCTAGAGGCAAATCGGAAGATGTATATATAAATCTAAAAGATGTTAATTATAAAATAGATGTTGTAGATTTATGTATAAATCCTGTAATGGGTATTGGAATGCTGAAAGAAGTAAGAGATTTAAATATAGATAAGATACTCATCCAGCCAGGTGCGGGAAGTAATGAAATATTAGATTATTGTAGAAAAAATGGTATTGCAGCAATAGAAGGCTGCGCATTAGTAGAACTTTCACGTAAGTTAAATAATTAG
- a CDS encoding NAD(P)/FAD-dependent oxidoreductase, whose translation MKHDIIIVGGGASGIMAAITAKDLGKDVAILERNDRIGKKLLTTGNGRCNITNRCIDYSRYHSNNDGFFNFALNNFDYRNSELFFNSIGLHLTLLDEGKMYPMSLQASSVLDTIRLALEERGIPVYLNNKVKDIKIKNSEFHISTDDKEESFQCNKLILATGGKAAPKTGSDGIGYFIAKSFGHMIINPIPALVQLKLKYKNLKALSGIKFNGYCEVLVKGEVKRREFGEILFTDYGISGPPILQLSSIAAKALQQGKNADIRIDMMPQYKMKELIDFLENHWGIFSYRTVFNSLIGIINKKMIPIILKEAELDNMHKLCLELSWKEKKNIYNFLKNWTFQVIDTNSFSNAQVTAGGVDTKYVETETMKSKIIDNLYFCGEILDVDGDCGGFNLQWAWSSGYIAGKSAADT comes from the coding sequence TTGAAACATGATATTATTATAGTTGGTGGTGGTGCTTCTGGAATTATGGCAGCGATTACTGCTAAAGACCTAGGAAAAGATGTGGCAATTTTAGAACGAAATGATAGAATAGGGAAAAAGTTGCTGACTACAGGAAATGGAAGATGCAACATAACTAATAGGTGTATTGATTATTCAAGATATCATAGCAATAATGATGGCTTTTTTAACTTTGCTCTAAATAATTTTGACTATAGGAATTCAGAATTGTTTTTTAATTCCATAGGATTACATCTTACGCTCTTAGATGAGGGTAAAATGTATCCCATGTCTCTTCAGGCATCTTCAGTTTTAGATACAATTAGACTGGCACTAGAGGAACGAGGTATACCTGTATATTTAAATAACAAGGTTAAAGATATTAAAATAAAGAACTCAGAATTTCATATTTCCACAGATGATAAAGAAGAAAGTTTTCAGTGTAATAAATTAATACTGGCTACTGGTGGAAAGGCTGCACCTAAAACAGGATCGGACGGCATTGGTTATTTTATTGCAAAATCTTTTGGACATATGATAATTAATCCTATTCCAGCCCTGGTACAATTAAAGCTTAAATATAAAAATCTAAAGGCATTATCTGGCATTAAATTTAATGGATACTGTGAAGTATTAGTAAAGGGAGAAGTAAAAAGAAGAGAATTTGGAGAAATTCTATTTACTGACTATGGCATATCGGGGCCACCTATATTGCAACTAAGTAGCATTGCAGCAAAAGCCCTTCAGCAGGGAAAGAATGCAGATATACGAATTGATATGATGCCTCAATATAAAATGAAGGAGCTTATAGATTTTTTAGAAAATCATTGGGGAATATTTAGCTATAGAACTGTGTTTAATTCACTTATAGGAATTATTAATAAGAAAATGATTCCTATAATTTTAAAGGAAGCTGAATTAGATAACATGCATAAGCTCTGTTTAGAATTAAGTTGGAAAGAAAAGAAAAATATTTATAATTTTCTAAAAAACTGGACTTTTCAGGTTATAGATACAAATTCCTTTTCTAATGCTCAAGTTACTGCTGGAGGAGTTGATACTAAATACGTGGAAACTGAAACTATGAAATCAAAAATTATAGATAATTTATATTTTTGTGGAGAAATATTGGACGTAGATGGTGATTGTGGAGGTTTTAATCTTCAGTGGGCCTGGAGTTCAGGATATATTGCAGGAAAGAGCGCAGCAGATACTTAA
- a CDS encoding acyl-[acyl-carrier-protein] thioesterase encodes MKNIFYEESYKVRHYEADRNGRAFIATFVNYFEDLSLNHSESLGMGIEYLLENNIAWVVYKWDISISKYARLGEELRIRTWAHSVRRFYAYRKFEIINSLGEIIVTANSLWFMINMKRRRPCKIQGEIIERFGLTEKDNTPIEFEKLKEPTNITDEKTFFVRYSDIDTNKHVNNVKYVSWALETIPKEIINNYKLKQLRIDYDKETAYGEAVKVLGETIEIDNGYIVYNSLLNSNGERLNLVKTVWSK; translated from the coding sequence GTGAAAAATATATTTTATGAAGAATCTTATAAAGTTCGTCATTATGAAGCAGATAGAAATGGAAGGGCCTTTATTGCAACTTTTGTAAATTATTTTGAAGATTTATCACTAAATCATTCTGAAAGCTTAGGCATGGGGATAGAATATCTCTTGGAAAACAATATAGCTTGGGTTGTGTATAAATGGGATATAAGTATAAGTAAATATGCTAGGCTTGGTGAAGAATTAAGGATACGAACTTGGGCACATTCAGTGAGGCGGTTTTATGCTTATAGAAAATTTGAAATTATAAATTCTTTAGGAGAAATAATAGTTACAGCTAATTCATTGTGGTTTATGATAAATATGAAGAGAAGAAGGCCTTGTAAAATACAAGGGGAAATAATAGAAAGATTTGGGCTTACTGAAAAGGATAATACTCCAATTGAGTTTGAAAAACTAAAGGAACCTACTAATATTACTGATGAAAAAACTTTTTTTGTCAGATATAGTGATATAGATACAAATAAGCATGTAAATAATGTTAAGTATGTATCCTGGGCATTAGAAACAATTCCAAAAGAAATAATTAATAACTATAAGTTAAAGCAATTAAGAATAGACTATGATAAAGAGACTGCTTATGGAGAGGCTGTTAAAGTTTTGGGAGAAACTATAGAAATTGATAATGGATATATAGTCTATAATTCTCTTTTAAATTCTAATGGTGAAAGATTGAATTTGGTAAAAACTGTATGGAGTAAATAG
- a CDS encoding DUF1858 domain-containing protein, giving the protein MEINKDTTIGEVVRTYPEKAQVLMSFGMGCIGCPSSQGETLEQAALVHALDLDDLLLALNK; this is encoded by the coding sequence ATGGAAATTAATAAAGATACAACTATAGGCGAAGTAGTAAGAACTTATCCTGAAAAGGCACAGGTATTAATGAGTTTTGGTATGGGCTGTATAGGATGTCCATCATCTCAAGGAGAAACATTAGAACAAGCTGCATTAGTTCATGCGTTAGATTTAGATGATTTATTATTAGCATTAAACAAATAA
- a CDS encoding adenylosuccinate synthase, translated as MSAFIVLGAQWGDEGKGKMTDYLAEEADVVVRFQGGNNAGHTVEVGDKQYKLHLIPSGILYEDKLNVIGNGVVLDPKAMFEEIEYLENLGVKVTPEKLLISDRAQLIMPYHRALDGAKEKVRGKNDIGTTGKGIGPCYTDKAERSGIRVCDLMHKEVFKEKLKENIADKNAVLSKIYDMDTFDFDAIYEQYINYADRMKAFVADASVRVYNEIKQGKKVLFEGAQGNLLDIDYGTYPFVTSSSTIAGGVCTGAGIGPTMINSAIGIAKAYTTRVGKGPFPTELFDSMGEHIRDKGHEYGVTTGRARRCGWLDTVILKSAARVSGLTSFAVTKIDTLAGIDKIKVCVGYEINGEIIDYVPASLEDLAICKPIYEEFDGWDNSIEIARTYDEIPDNAKIYLKRIEELTDTKISIVSVGPRRDQTIVVSEI; from the coding sequence ATGTCAGCATTTATTGTTTTAGGAGCTCAATGGGGAGACGAAGGTAAAGGTAAGATGACAGACTATCTTGCAGAGGAAGCAGATGTAGTTGTTAGATTTCAAGGTGGAAATAATGCAGGTCATACTGTTGAAGTAGGAGATAAGCAGTATAAACTTCATCTTATACCATCAGGTATATTATATGAAGATAAGCTTAATGTTATTGGCAATGGTGTAGTTTTAGACCCTAAAGCTATGTTTGAAGAAATAGAATATCTTGAAAATTTGGGAGTTAAGGTTACCCCTGAAAAATTATTAATTAGTGACAGAGCACAGCTTATAATGCCTTATCATAGAGCTTTAGATGGTGCTAAAGAAAAAGTAAGAGGTAAAAATGACATAGGTACCACAGGAAAGGGAATAGGCCCTTGTTATACAGATAAAGCTGAGAGAAGTGGAATAAGGGTATGCGACTTAATGCACAAAGAAGTATTTAAAGAAAAACTTAAAGAAAATATAGCTGATAAAAATGCTGTTCTATCTAAAATATACGATATGGATACCTTTGACTTTGATGCTATATATGAACAATACATAAATTATGCAGATAGAATGAAAGCCTTTGTAGCTGATGCTTCTGTAAGAGTGTACAATGAGATAAAACAAGGCAAAAAAGTGCTTTTTGAAGGAGCTCAGGGAAATCTATTGGATATAGACTATGGAACATATCCATTTGTTACATCTTCCAGCACAATTGCTGGGGGAGTATGTACTGGAGCAGGTATAGGACCTACTATGATTAATAGCGCTATAGGAATTGCCAAGGCATATACAACAAGAGTAGGAAAAGGTCCTTTCCCTACAGAGCTTTTTGACTCTATGGGAGAACATATAAGAGATAAAGGTCATGAATATGGTGTAACTACAGGTAGAGCTAGAAGATGTGGATGGCTTGATACTGTAATTCTAAAATCTGCAGCAAGAGTTTCAGGGCTTACGAGTTTTGCGGTAACTAAGATAGATACTTTGGCTGGAATAGATAAAATAAAAGTATGTGTTGGATATGAAATTAATGGTGAAATTATAGATTATGTACCAGCAAGTCTTGAAGATTTAGCTATTTGTAAACCTATATATGAAGAATTTGATGGTTGGGATAACAGCATAGAAATTGCAAGAACCTATGATGAGATTCCTGATAATGCTAAAATTTACCTAAAGAGAATAGAAGAACTAACAGATACAAAAATTTCCATAGTTTCAGTGGGACCAAGAAGAGATCAAACTATTGTAGTTAGTGAAATATAA
- a CDS encoding NAD(P)/FAD-dependent oxidoreductase: MKNNYDLVIVGAGPAGIFTAIEITKIKPELSVLIIDRGRSIEKRVCPARKTGKCVNCNPCGITFGWSGAGAFSDGKLSLSPEVGGRILDYYSEEEAQKLINYCDDIYLKFGASKTVYGLNTERVDEIKYEASKHNIRLIECPVRHLGTELAYEVLKKMYLHLMENTNTEFEELTEATDIIVENGKVKGINIKNKSVEFKIETKNLVVAPGRGGAEWLTKEAKNLNIKTTNNAVDIGVRVEVPNSIMDHLTKDLYEAKLVYYSDTFGNKVRTFCMNPGGVVSEEHYDEGMAVVNGHSYGEKELRTNNTNFAMLVSTTFTEPFNQPIDYGQYIAKLGNMLTGGGIMVQRLGDLLMGRRTSESRLKKSTTIPTMKSAVPGDLSFVLPQRHLTSIVEALKAFDKIAPGLYSKNTLLYGVEVKFYSSKFETNDKFETQIKNLYTIGDGAGITRGLMQASVTGVIVARNIAKQS; this comes from the coding sequence TTGAAAAATAATTATGACCTTGTTATAGTAGGCGCTGGTCCCGCAGGGATTTTTACAGCAATTGAAATTACAAAAATCAAACCAGAATTAAGTGTTTTAATAATTGATAGAGGAAGAAGTATTGAAAAGAGAGTTTGTCCTGCGAGAAAGACTGGTAAATGTGTAAACTGTAATCCTTGTGGCATAACCTTTGGCTGGTCAGGGGCAGGTGCTTTTTCCGATGGTAAACTATCCTTAAGCCCAGAAGTTGGTGGAAGAATTTTAGACTATTACTCAGAAGAAGAAGCTCAAAAATTAATAAATTATTGTGATGATATATATCTAAAATTTGGTGCTAGTAAGACTGTTTACGGATTAAATACTGAGAGAGTAGATGAGATAAAATATGAAGCTAGTAAACATAATATTCGTCTTATTGAGTGTCCTGTAAGACATTTAGGTACTGAACTGGCATATGAAGTTTTGAAAAAAATGTACCTACACCTTATGGAAAATACTAATACTGAATTTGAAGAGCTAACAGAAGCCACAGATATAATAGTTGAAAACGGTAAGGTTAAGGGAATAAATATAAAAAATAAATCCGTAGAATTTAAAATTGAAACTAAAAACTTAGTTGTTGCGCCTGGTAGAGGTGGGGCAGAGTGGCTTACAAAGGAAGCAAAAAATCTTAATATAAAGACTACGAATAACGCTGTTGATATAGGAGTAAGAGTTGAAGTACCAAACTCAATTATGGATCATTTAACTAAAGATTTATATGAAGCAAAACTTGTTTATTATTCGGATACCTTTGGAAATAAAGTTAGAACTTTTTGTATGAATCCTGGTGGAGTAGTGTCAGAAGAGCATTACGATGAAGGAATGGCAGTAGTTAATGGCCATAGTTATGGAGAAAAGGAATTAAGGACAAATAATACTAATTTTGCTATGCTTGTTTCTACTACTTTTACTGAACCCTTCAATCAGCCAATAGACTATGGTCAATATATTGCAAAGCTTGGTAATATGCTAACTGGCGGAGGAATAATGGTTCAAAGACTTGGTGATTTGTTAATGGGAAGAAGAACAAGTGAATCGAGGCTTAAAAAATCAACAACTATACCAACTATGAAATCAGCAGTACCTGGTGATTTAAGTTTTGTGCTTCCACAAAGGCACTTAACTTCAATAGTAGAAGCTTTAAAAGCTTTTGATAAAATTGCACCAGGCTTATATAGTAAAAATACTCTTTTATATGGAGTTGAAGTAAAATTTTATTCAAGTAAGTTTGAAACAAATGATAAATTTGAGACACAAATAAAAAATTTATATACTATAGGTGATGGAGCTGGAATTACAAGAGGGCTTATGCAGGCATCCGTTACAGGTGTTATAGTTGCTAGAAATATAGCAAAACAGAGTTAA
- a CDS encoding NADH peroxidase — translation MKKFVCSVCGYVFEGAEAPEKCPQCGAGRDKFIEKTDDKEEWADEHKIGIAAGVDAEVVEGLRANFTGECTEVGMYLAMSRQADREGYPEIAEAYKRIAFEEAEHASKFAELLGEVVGADTKKNLEVRVEAEYGACKGKKELATLAKKLNYDAIHDTVHEMCKDEARHGKAFKGLLNRYFK, via the coding sequence ATGAAAAAATTTGTTTGTTCAGTTTGTGGATACGTATTTGAAGGAGCTGAAGCTCCAGAAAAATGCCCTCAATGTGGTGCAGGAAGAGATAAATTTATAGAAAAAACTGATGATAAAGAAGAATGGGCAGATGAACATAAAATTGGAATTGCAGCTGGCGTAGATGCAGAAGTAGTAGAAGGTTTAAGAGCTAATTTTACTGGTGAATGTACAGAAGTAGGTATGTACCTTGCTATGAGCCGTCAAGCTGATAGAGAAGGATATCCTGAAATAGCAGAAGCTTATAAGAGAATAGCTTTTGAAGAAGCAGAGCATGCATCTAAGTTTGCAGAACTTCTTGGAGAAGTTGTAGGAGCTGATACTAAAAAGAATCTTGAAGTCAGAGTAGAAGCAGAATATGGTGCTTGCAAAGGTAAAAAAGAATTAGCAACTTTAGCTAAGAAGCTTAATTATGATGCTATTCATGACACTGTACATGAAATGTGTAAGGATGAAGCTCGTCACGGAAAAGCTTTTAAAGGATTATTAAACAGATATTTTAAATAA
- a CDS encoding dipeptidase, which produces MKVIDFHCDTISKLMDNREMSELKSNNFSIDIEKLKNGDNLAQFFALFLNLKHVKDPLEYCLSMLDKLYMEMKKNEDSIALVKSYDELINNKKKNKLSAFLTIEEGGVLKGELYNLRNFYRLGVRLMTLTWNYPNEIGFPNSKKEYMGKGLTNFGYQVIEEMNRLHMIIDVSHLSDKGFYDVLRLSKRPFVASHSNSRFITAHPRNLTDSMIKELSNIGGIMGINFYNRFLGESSISKIDDMLLHIKHIYNVGGIDVIALGSDFDGIECEVEIKDTSEMYKLQDKLKKSGFSEDNIEKIFYKNALRIIKDI; this is translated from the coding sequence ATGAAGGTAATAGACTTTCACTGTGATACTATCTCAAAACTTATGGATAACAGAGAAATGTCAGAACTAAAGTCAAATAATTTTAGCATAGATATTGAAAAATTAAAAAATGGAGATAATTTAGCTCAGTTTTTTGCTCTGTTTTTAAATTTAAAACACGTGAAAGACCCTTTAGAGTATTGTCTTAGTATGTTAGATAAGCTTTATATGGAGATGAAAAAAAATGAGGATTCAATAGCTCTTGTAAAATCCTATGATGAATTAATAAATAATAAGAAGAAAAATAAATTATCTGCATTTTTAACCATAGAGGAAGGTGGAGTTTTAAAAGGTGAACTCTATAACCTGAGAAATTTTTATAGGTTAGGGGTAAGGCTTATGACTTTGACCTGGAACTATCCCAATGAAATAGGATTTCCAAATTCTAAAAAAGAGTATATGGGAAAAGGATTAACAAATTTTGGTTACCAAGTCATAGAGGAAATGAATAGACTTCATATGATTATCGATGTATCACATCTTTCTGATAAAGGATTTTATGATGTATTGAGGTTATCTAAGAGACCTTTTGTTGCATCTCATTCTAATTCAAGATTTATAACCGCTCATCCAAGAAATTTAACAGATTCTATGATAAAAGAGTTATCAAATATAGGTGGAATCATGGGCATAAATTTTTATAATAGATTTTTAGGAGAAAGTAGTATTAGTAAAATTGACGATATGCTCCTTCATATAAAACACATTTATAATGTAGGGGGAATAGACGTAATAGCGTTGGGTAGTGATTTTGATGGAATAGAATGTGAAGTTGAAATCAAAGATACATCAGAGATGTATAAACTTCAAGATAAGCTTAAAAAAAGCGGCTTTAGTGAAGATAATATAGAAAAGATATTTTATAAAAATGCTTTAAGAATTATAAAAGACATTTAG
- a CDS encoding AbrB/MazE/SpoVT family DNA-binding domain-containing protein, translated as MKSTGVVRKVDELGRVVIPIELRRTLEIGEKDALEIYVEGEHIILKKYQPACIFCGDARDVINYRGKNICKNCMAELKND; from the coding sequence ATGAAGTCAACAGGAGTTGTAAGAAAAGTAGATGAATTAGGTAGAGTAGTTATTCCAATAGAATTAAGAAGAACATTAGAAATAGGTGAAAAAGATGCTCTAGAGATATATGTAGAAGGTGAACATATAATCCTTAAAAAGTATCAACCAGCTTGTATTTTCTGTGGAGATGCAAGAGATGTTATAAATTACAGAGGAAAAAATATTTGCAAAAATTGTATGGCTGAATTAAAGAATGATTAA
- a CDS encoding vWA domain-containing protein, translated as MEENNFEILRKRLYGETQTGEYNSEKFNKDFLELIEMCNLSLMKDEDNFFGLFLIQCKREINFKLSTAVETKLSGTYFSMYFNPIMFLECTLKEMKALIKHEVYHIMSKHYERAKNLKYKYSQLAINLAMDISINQYLMYLPSWSAKLENVKLAYNIDLEEEQTMEQYAAKIQAALDKKIKKDNKSEQDFSKVHEIWEDMNEDVNIEQMDEIIKKTAANAYRGKIPESIDILMKSLNKVPEISWKDYLRRSIGVIPAGHKKTITRRDRRQPERLDLRGKLSNRIVKILIAIDISGSMSDKEIENSMTEIFSIVKNYPFDIFIIECDSEIRRIYKVKSIKDVKEKVNTKGGTKFSPVFQYIYDKRLKDYVLIFFTDGLGEKELKILPYNYNTIWVLTGTDQELSIEKQIGIVVKLSNSIDKKETANGYDLIREAMRDTRSEWAK; from the coding sequence ATGGAAGAAAATAATTTTGAAATATTAAGAAAGCGACTGTATGGAGAAACACAGACAGGGGAATATAATTCGGAAAAATTTAATAAAGATTTTTTAGAATTAATAGAAATGTGCAATTTATCGCTTATGAAGGATGAAGATAATTTTTTTGGATTATTTCTTATTCAATGCAAACGGGAAATAAATTTTAAGCTTTCCACTGCTGTAGAAACAAAGTTATCTGGTACTTATTTTTCCATGTATTTTAATCCAATTATGTTTTTAGAATGTACTTTAAAGGAAATGAAAGCTCTCATTAAACATGAGGTATATCATATCATGAGTAAGCACTATGAAAGAGCAAAAAATTTAAAATACAAATATAGTCAGCTTGCCATTAATCTTGCAATGGATATATCTATAAATCAGTATTTAATGTATTTACCTTCTTGGTCAGCAAAACTTGAAAATGTGAAATTAGCTTATAATATAGATCTTGAAGAAGAACAGACCATGGAGCAGTATGCAGCTAAAATACAAGCGGCTCTAGATAAGAAAATTAAAAAAGATAATAAATCTGAGCAGGATTTTTCAAAGGTGCATGAAATTTGGGAAGATATGAATGAAGATGTCAATATAGAACAAATGGATGAAATAATAAAAAAAACGGCAGCTAATGCTTACAGAGGCAAAATACCTGAAAGTATAGATATTCTTATGAAGTCCCTTAATAAGGTTCCAGAAATAAGCTGGAAGGATTATCTTAGGAGAAGTATTGGTGTAATTCCAGCAGGTCATAAAAAAACTATAACAAGAAGAGATAGAAGACAGCCTGAGAGATTAGATTTAAGAGGAAAATTATCAAATAGGATAGTAAAAATTTTAATAGCCATTGACATTAGTGGAAGTATGTCTGATAAGGAAATAGAAAATTCAATGACAGAAATTTTTTCAATAGTTAAAAATTATCCTTTTGATATATTCATAATAGAATGTGATAGTGAAATAAGAAGAATATATAAAGTAAAGAGTATAAAAGATGTGAAAGAAAAGGTTAATACTAAAGGAGGAACTAAGTTTTCGCCAGTATTTCAATATATATATGATAAAAGACTTAAGGATTATGTTCTAATTTTTTTTACAGATGGGTTAGGAGAAAAAGAACTTAAAATTTTACCCTATAATTATAATACCATTTGGGTACTAACAGGAACGGATCAAGAGCTTTCTATTGAAAAACAAATAGGAATAGTAGTTAAATTAAGTAATTCAATAGATAAAAAAGAGACAGCTAATGGATATGATCTTATTCGAGAGGCTATGAGAGATACAAGAAGTGAATGGGCTAAATAA
- a CDS encoding AAA family ATPase translates to MNFNDALKCVELVIESGAVPLLIGESGIGKTTIVKNLCKSNNYYNINIDGNMLKEGEIGGLPTVEDYLVHVNGGDIKLKRTVYAVHIKLQEIERVLSKDPGRTIILFIDEINRCEHSVQQELMNIILNREINGFKIPDQVKVVAAMNPSNKYGEYNNTDYQVIDMDAAQEDRFTWIEVESDTKAWISWGMEKVGETTNIHEDILNFVSTFPEYLHTPSSVEMVKATPRSWERVSNVYRIYLNKGEKIPKNIIYNVIKGNVGSSIAQEFMNFINNNKRSLITAEQIFLESTLKSEIIEEIKKENHSRLYLIAKNVFQHIKNSNNKIQEIDIFSKLLQYYPADLKLAIMKELKESYADNIYEDFLMNKNFIEGFFSIYGDFKE, encoded by the coding sequence ATGAATTTTAATGATGCATTAAAGTGTGTAGAATTGGTTATAGAAAGTGGTGCAGTTCCGCTGCTTATAGGAGAAAGTGGTATAGGTAAGACTACTATTGTAAAGAATTTATGTAAAAGTAATAATTATTATAATATTAATATAGATGGAAATATGTTAAAAGAGGGTGAAATAGGGGGACTTCCTACAGTGGAAGATTATTTAGTACATGTAAATGGAGGAGATATTAAACTTAAGAGAACTGTTTATGCTGTTCATATAAAGCTTCAAGAAATAGAAAGAGTTTTAAGTAAAGATCCAGGTAGAACCATAATATTGTTTATAGATGAAATAAATCGCTGTGAGCACAGTGTACAACAGGAACTTATGAATATAATACTTAATAGAGAAATAAACGGTTTTAAAATACCTGATCAGGTAAAAGTAGTAGCCGCTATGAATCCTTCTAACAAGTATGGAGAATACAATAATACTGATTATCAGGTAATAGATATGGATGCAGCCCAGGAAGATCGTTTTACCTGGATAGAAGTAGAATCTGACACAAAAGCCTGGATTAGTTGGGGAATGGAAAAGGTAGGGGAGACTACAAATATTCATGAGGATATACTTAATTTTGTTTCTACTTTCCCTGAATATCTACATACTCCTAGTTCGGTAGAAATGGTTAAAGCAACGCCAAGAAGTTGGGAAAGGGTATCAAATGTATACAGAATATATTTGAATAAAGGTGAAAAGATACCTAAAAATATTATTTATAATGTGATAAAAGGTAATGTGGGAAGCAGTATAGCGCAGGAATTTATGAATTTTATAAATAACAATAAAAGGTCTCTTATCACTGCCGAGCAAATATTTTTAGAAAGTACACTTAAGTCAGAAATTATAGAGGAAATAAAGAAAGAAAATCACTCAAGGTTATATTTAATAGCTAAAAATGTTTTTCAACATATAAAGAATAGTAATAATAAAATACAGGAGATAGATATATTTTCTAAATTGCTTCAGTACTATCCAGCAGATTTAAAATTAGCTATAATGAAAGAGCTAAAAGAAAGCTATGCAGATAATATTTATGAAGACTTTTTAATGAATAAAAATTTTATCGAAGGCTTTTTTTCTATATATGGTGATTTTAAGGAGTAG